Proteins from a genomic interval of Bacillota bacterium:
- the rpsB gene encoding 30S ribosomal protein S2, producing the protein MSVISMKQLLEAGVHFGHQTRRWNPKMKPYIFTERNGIYIIDLQKTVKMLEECYNFVRDVSFQGGRVMFVGTKKQAQEAVAEEASRCGQFYVNQRWLGGMLTNFQTIKRRMDRLLQLEEMVESGYIERLPKKEVSSLMHEKDKLTKYLGGIKGMKDLPSAIFIVDPRKERIAVAEARRMKIPIVAIVDTNCDPDEIDYIIPGNDDAIRAVRLLTSKMSDAVLEGKQGVQVVE; encoded by the coding sequence GTGTCCGTGATATCCATGAAGCAGCTCCTCGAGGCAGGGGTCCACTTCGGGCACCAGACCCGCAGGTGGAATCCCAAGATGAAACCGTACATCTTCACCGAACGGAACGGGATCTACATCATAGACCTGCAGAAGACGGTGAAAATGCTCGAGGAGTGCTATAATTTCGTGAGGGACGTATCGTTCCAGGGCGGACGGGTGATGTTCGTCGGGACCAAGAAGCAGGCCCAGGAGGCCGTGGCCGAAGAGGCGAGCAGGTGCGGGCAGTTCTACGTCAACCAGCGCTGGCTCGGCGGCATGCTGACGAACTTCCAGACGATCAAGCGCAGGATGGACAGGCTGCTGCAGCTCGAGGAAATGGTGGAATCGGGCTACATCGAGAGGCTTCCCAAGAAGGAAGTCAGCTCGCTCATGCACGAGAAGGATAAGCTCACGAAATACCTCGGCGGCATCAAGGGCATGAAGGACCTGCCCTCGGCGATATTCATCGTGGACCCGCGCAAAGAAAGGATCGCGGTGGCCGAGGCAAGGAGGATGAAGATCCCGATAGTCGCGATCGTAGACACTAACTGCGACCCGGACGAAATCGATTACATCATCCCGGGCAATGACGACGCGATCAGGGCGGTCCGGTTGCTGACGTCCAAGATGTCGGACGCGGTGCTCGAAGGTAAACAGGGGGTCCAGGTGGTAGAATAA
- the tsf gene encoding translation elongation factor Ts — MIEASVVKALRDKTGAGMMECKKALTETCGDMDKAVEYLRQRGLAQAARKADRIALEGVVDAYVHLGGRIGVLIEVNCETDFVARNDEFKSLVHDLAMQVAAANPSYISREDVPAEVIEREKELQKRRALEEGKPAAVVDRIVAGRMEKFFEEICLLDQAFIRDEDVKVGDYIKQKIAKTGENIKVGRFVRYALGETNA, encoded by the coding sequence ATGATAGAAGCTTCGGTGGTCAAGGCGCTCCGGGACAAGACCGGCGCCGGGATGATGGAATGCAAGAAAGCCCTGACGGAAACCTGTGGGGACATGGACAAGGCGGTTGAGTATCTCCGCCAGAGGGGACTCGCCCAGGCTGCCAGGAAGGCGGACAGGATCGCGCTCGAGGGCGTCGTCGACGCGTACGTGCACCTCGGAGGCCGGATCGGGGTGCTTATAGAGGTGAACTGTGAGACGGATTTCGTAGCGCGCAACGACGAATTCAAGTCGCTGGTCCACGACCTGGCAATGCAGGTGGCGGCGGCGAATCCCTCGTACATCTCGAGGGAAGACGTACCTGCCGAGGTCATCGAGCGGGAGAAGGAGCTCCAGAAGCGGCGCGCGCTCGAGGAGGGCAAGCCCGCGGCGGTGGTGGACCGCATCGTGGCCGGCAGGATGGAGAAGTTCTTCGAGGAGATCTGCCTCCTGGATCAGGCGTTCATCAGGGACGAGGACGTCAAGGTCGGTGACTATATAAAGCAGAAGATTGCGAAGACGGGTGAGAACATAAAAGTGGGCCGGTTCGTCAGGTACGCATTGGGGGAGACAAACGCCTGA
- a CDS encoding UMP kinase, whose protein sequence is MITPRYRRVILKLSGEALAGSQKTGISPEVVDIIAVQIKEIVDMGVEVAVVVGGGNIWRGTQGSAKGMDRATSDYMGMLATVINALALQDAIEKHGTDTRLQTAIEMREIAEPYIRRRAIRHLEKSRVVIFAAGTGNPYFSTDTTAALRAAEIEADVILMAKKGTDGVYDSDPNTNPGARKFDELMYMDILNRGLRVMDATATSLCMDNEIPMIVFDLNVYGNIKRAVFGENIGTYVGRDRNGKAGAQGS, encoded by the coding sequence ATGATTACGCCCAGGTATCGCCGCGTGATATTGAAGCTTAGCGGGGAAGCGCTCGCGGGTTCGCAGAAGACAGGGATCAGTCCCGAAGTCGTGGACATCATCGCAGTACAGATCAAGGAAATCGTGGACATGGGCGTCGAGGTAGCGGTCGTCGTCGGCGGTGGAAACATCTGGCGTGGCACGCAGGGTAGCGCAAAGGGGATGGACCGCGCGACCTCCGACTACATGGGGATGCTGGCGACGGTGATCAACGCGCTGGCGCTGCAGGACGCGATAGAGAAGCACGGTACGGACACGCGGCTTCAGACGGCGATCGAAATGCGGGAAATCGCGGAGCCCTATATCAGGCGCAGGGCGATCCGGCATCTCGAGAAATCCCGCGTGGTGATATTCGCGGCGGGGACCGGAAACCCATACTTCTCGACAGACACCACGGCCGCACTGCGTGCGGCCGAGATCGAGGCGGACGTCATTCTCATGGCGAAGAAGGGCACGGACGGGGTGTACGACTCGGATCCGAACACCAACCCCGGCGCCAGGAAATTCGACGAACTGATGTACATGGATATATTGAATCGCGGTCTCAGGGTGATGGACGCCACCGCGACGTCCCTCTGCATGGACAACGAAATACCGATGATCGTCTTCGACCTGAACGTCTACGGCAATATCAAGAGGGCCGTTTTCGGGGAGAATATCGGAACCTACGTGGGGAGGGACCGGAATGGTAAAGCAGGTGCTCAAGGAAGCTGA
- the frr gene encoding ribosome recycling factor, whose translation MVKQVLKEAEDKMKRSVDGFRKELAGLRAGRATPAILEKVTVDYYGTPTPVNQVGTITVPEPRLLVIQPWDKTLIPAINKAIMKSDIGITPVADGNVIRLAVPQLTRERRLDLVKGIKKKAEEERVSIRNIRRDAIQEIKDAEKDGDVPEDQSRKGQDDVQKLHDRFMKEIDQVVDAKEKEIMEV comes from the coding sequence ATGGTAAAGCAGGTGCTCAAGGAAGCTGAGGACAAGATGAAGCGGAGCGTCGATGGTTTCCGCAAGGAGCTCGCAGGCCTGAGGGCCGGACGCGCCACGCCTGCGATTCTCGAAAAGGTGACGGTGGATTACTATGGGACCCCCACCCCGGTCAACCAGGTGGGGACCATCACGGTCCCGGAACCCAGGCTGCTCGTGATCCAGCCCTGGGACAAGACGCTCATCCCTGCCATCAACAAGGCGATAATGAAGTCGGATATAGGTATCACTCCGGTGGCCGACGGTAACGTGATCCGCCTTGCGGTGCCGCAGCTCACCAGGGAGAGACGACTCGATCTGGTAAAAGGCATCAAGAAGAAGGCGGAGGAGGAACGCGTTTCCATCAGGAACATCCGTCGCGACGCCATCCAGGAGATCAAGGACGCCGAGAAGGACGGCGACGTGCCCGAGGACCAGAGCAGGAAGGGCCAGGACGACGTGCAGAAGCTGCACGACAGGTTCATGAAGGAGATCGACCAGGTCGTGGATGCGAAAGAGAAGGAGATAATGGAGGTTTGA
- the uppS gene encoding di-trans,poly-cis-decaprenylcistransferase has translation MDGNGRWATRRGLPRLAGHRQGVEALRGVIEGCVEEGVDYLTLFAFSTENWTRPRQEVDGLMSLLVEYFQREIASLDRKGVRIRVIGERQGVRADIVRLIERAEELTRSNTKLVLTVAFNYGGRAEICSAARQVARLARDGRLDPEEIDEAVFARYLYAPDLPDPDLLIRPSGELRISNFLLWQLAYAEMWFTPAYWPDFGKEYLRQAIAEFRLRSRRYGGLDSPKGV, from the coding sequence ATGGACGGGAACGGCCGCTGGGCTACAAGACGCGGGCTCCCGAGGCTGGCTGGGCACCGCCAGGGTGTCGAGGCGCTCCGGGGAGTGATTGAAGGGTGCGTTGAGGAGGGCGTGGATTACCTGACGCTGTTCGCGTTCTCAACGGAGAACTGGACGCGCCCGAGGCAGGAAGTTGACGGACTCATGTCGCTGCTGGTCGAGTATTTTCAGCGGGAGATCGCCTCGCTCGACCGGAAGGGCGTCCGGATAAGGGTTATCGGTGAGCGCCAGGGAGTGCGGGCAGACATCGTCCGTCTCATCGAGCGGGCGGAGGAACTCACCCGGTCGAACACGAAGCTGGTGCTTACGGTCGCCTTCAATTACGGCGGCAGGGCTGAGATATGCTCGGCGGCGAGGCAGGTGGCGCGCTTGGCGCGGGACGGCCGCCTGGACCCTGAGGAGATCGACGAGGCGGTCTTCGCACGCTACCTATATGCGCCGGACCTTCCCGACCCGGACCTCCTGATCAGGCCCAGCGGGGAACTGAGGATTTCGAACTTCCTTCTCTGGCAGCTGGCGTACGCCGAGATGTGGTTCACGCCGGCGTACTGGCCCGATTTCGGCAAGGAATACCTGCGCCAGGCAATTGCCGAGTTTCGCTTGCGGTCGCGCAGGTACGGCGGTCTTGATTCCCCGAAAGGGGTATAG
- a CDS encoding phosphatidate cytidylyltransferase, with protein sequence MLVAAWYGGIPLAVVVLIISVIGADELTHLLLARGIEVSRALVYTGAVACVGLAYLGDPWYWASFPALAAVACLGIPVVTHRRPGLVEGAASFLCVMYASYLLGHVMLIRLLGGGERLLVLVMVVTWATDTAAYFGGIRFGRRLMCPELSPKKTWEGAAAGALVGVAVSASLGGWAGFNLAVAVALGVVGTAAAQVGDLAESAIKRYAGVKDSGRIIPGHGGVLDRFDSLLFAAPVMFWVFRLVGR encoded by the coding sequence GTGCTCGTGGCGGCCTGGTACGGCGGGATCCCCCTCGCAGTCGTGGTCCTGATTATATCGGTCATCGGTGCGGATGAGTTGACGCACCTTCTGCTGGCGCGGGGAATAGAGGTTTCTCGCGCGCTGGTGTATACCGGCGCCGTCGCGTGCGTCGGACTCGCGTACCTCGGCGACCCGTGGTACTGGGCGTCGTTCCCGGCGCTTGCCGCGGTGGCGTGTCTCGGGATACCGGTGGTCACCCACAGGCGCCCTGGACTTGTGGAGGGCGCGGCGTCATTCCTTTGCGTGATGTACGCGTCCTACCTCCTGGGGCACGTCATGCTCATAAGGCTGCTCGGTGGCGGTGAAAGGCTGCTGGTGCTGGTGATGGTCGTCACATGGGCCACCGACACAGCGGCGTATTTCGGCGGGATAAGGTTCGGCAGGCGCCTGATGTGCCCCGAGCTCAGCCCGAAAAAGACGTGGGAAGGCGCGGCTGCGGGTGCACTCGTGGGGGTTGCGGTCTCGGCGTCGCTCGGGGGGTGGGCGGGGTTCAACCTCGCCGTGGCGGTCGCGCTCGGCGTGGTGGGGACTGCAGCCGCTCAGGTCGGAGACCTGGCGGAGTCCGCAATCAAGAGATACGCCGGCGTCAAGGATTCGGGCAGGATAATCCCCGGGCACGGCGGGGTGCTGGACAGGTTTGACAGCCTTCTGTTCGCGGCCCCCGTGATGTTCTGGGTGTTCAGGCTGGTGGGCAGATGA
- the ytvI gene encoding sporulation integral membrane protein YtvI — MRSLGLSIIYSLAFIGISYVLVRFVLGFVWPFVLAAVFAVMIEPAVSGMQRSRVPRGIAVLVSLFLLVTLLVFVITLVLSKFIHELAELYDSLPAMYALAADAAAKAAQSLRELGRGYSIPVDQYLTFQIEPIYRGLQTILVNVLMSATNLPSLLLGFLVSMLAAFFMSKDRDVLSRFATGLLPPEARGRLYAANKDIISTFLSILRAQLGLATVTGVLSCAGLWLFGFDSPLVLGAVCGLLDFLPLFGPSLVYLPMILWGIGTGNAGMAIKTAVVFAVVVGVRQMLEPRMIGKAAEMHPLASLFSIYVGVRLFGPLGFVLGPLAAVVLRALIRSGLMPAFNGGRGA, encoded by the coding sequence ATGAGGAGTCTTGGGCTGTCAATCATATATAGCCTCGCGTTCATCGGGATATCGTACGTCCTGGTCCGCTTTGTGCTGGGGTTCGTGTGGCCGTTCGTCCTGGCGGCGGTGTTCGCGGTGATGATCGAGCCCGCGGTTAGCGGCATGCAGCGGTCGAGGGTTCCTCGCGGAATCGCGGTGTTGGTTTCGCTTTTTCTCCTGGTGACCCTGCTCGTCTTTGTAATCACGCTCGTTCTGTCGAAGTTCATCCACGAGCTCGCCGAACTGTACGACTCGCTTCCGGCGATGTACGCGTTGGCTGCAGACGCCGCCGCGAAGGCCGCTCAGTCCCTCAGGGAACTCGGCCGCGGGTACTCGATACCGGTGGATCAGTACCTCACGTTCCAGATCGAGCCGATCTACCGGGGGCTTCAGACCATCCTCGTGAACGTGCTGATGAGCGCCACCAACCTGCCTTCCCTGCTGTTGGGCTTCCTGGTGTCCATGCTGGCGGCGTTCTTCATGAGCAAGGACAGGGATGTTCTCTCGAGGTTCGCTACGGGGCTTCTGCCGCCCGAGGCGAGGGGCCGGCTGTACGCGGCCAACAAAGACATCATCTCCACGTTCCTTTCGATACTCCGGGCCCAGCTCGGGTTGGCCACGGTCACGGGAGTACTGTCGTGCGCGGGCCTCTGGCTTTTCGGGTTTGACTCACCCCTCGTGCTGGGGGCGGTGTGCGGGCTGCTCGATTTCCTGCCCCTGTTCGGGCCGTCGCTGGTTTACCTGCCGATGATCCTGTGGGGGATCGGGACGGGCAACGCGGGGATGGCGATTAAGACGGCGGTGGTGTTCGCGGTGGTCGTGGGTGTGAGGCAGATGCTCGAGCCGAGGATGATAGGGAAGGCCGCGGAGATGCACCCGCTGGCGAGCCTGTTCTCGATTTACGTTGGGGTGCGCTTGTTCGGGCCGCTGGGCTTCGTGCTCGGCCCGCTGGCGGCGGTGGTTCTAAGGGCGCTCATAAGATCCGGTTTGATGCCGGCGTTCAACGGGGGGCGCGGGGCATGA
- a CDS encoding 1-deoxy-D-xylulose-5-phosphate reductoisomerase, with amino-acid sequence MIGVAVLGSTGSVGRQALDVIRRLGNQFRVVGLAAGHNASLLIEQAGEFAPDLVCVGDEEAGRCVREAVPGCTAVHCGSGAVEDLARHPSVDVVVAAIGGFAGLRPALAAAEAGKRIALASKEALVVAGGLVLQAAARNGARVIPVDSEHSAIFQCIEGQRSRPSRIILTASGGPFRLKSKDELRTVTPQEALRHPNWRMGAKVTVDSATLMNKGLEVIEAHVLFGVAYDAIDVVIHPQSIIHSMVEMVDGSVLAQMAAPDMRLPISYALAYPDRAPAGAQRLDFTSIPPLTFERPDVERFPALALSYRAGKSGGLVPAVLNAADEVVVGRFLGGAIPFTAIPEVIGSVMDAFTPAPGIFDLEAITRADAWAREQAARACDRIELREERR; translated from the coding sequence ATGATTGGCGTGGCGGTACTCGGATCCACCGGCTCGGTGGGCCGGCAGGCGCTGGACGTTATAAGGCGCCTGGGCAACCAGTTCAGGGTAGTGGGCCTTGCCGCCGGTCACAATGCGTCGCTCCTGATAGAGCAGGCTGGCGAGTTCGCGCCCGACCTCGTGTGCGTGGGCGACGAGGAGGCCGGTCGCTGCGTACGGGAAGCGGTACCTGGTTGCACTGCCGTCCACTGTGGGAGCGGCGCCGTGGAGGACCTCGCCCGCCATCCCTCGGTTGACGTAGTCGTGGCCGCCATAGGGGGTTTCGCCGGCCTTAGACCGGCGCTCGCGGCCGCGGAGGCGGGGAAACGGATCGCGCTGGCCAGCAAGGAGGCGCTCGTCGTCGCCGGGGGCCTCGTTCTTCAGGCAGCCGCGCGAAACGGCGCGCGGGTGATACCCGTCGATAGCGAGCACAGCGCGATTTTTCAGTGTATTGAGGGTCAGCGCTCGAGGCCGTCCAGGATCATACTCACAGCGTCCGGAGGGCCCTTCAGGTTGAAGTCAAAGGACGAGCTCAGGACCGTCACGCCGCAGGAGGCTCTCCGCCACCCGAACTGGCGGATGGGGGCGAAGGTGACGGTCGATTCGGCTACGCTGATGAACAAGGGACTCGAGGTGATAGAGGCGCACGTTCTCTTTGGAGTCGCATACGACGCGATTGACGTAGTGATACACCCTCAGAGCATAATACATTCTATGGTAGAGATGGTTGACGGGTCGGTGCTGGCGCAGATGGCGGCGCCGGACATGCGGCTGCCGATTTCCTACGCCCTGGCGTACCCGGACAGGGCGCCCGCGGGGGCGCAGAGGCTCGATTTCACCTCGATCCCCCCGCTGACGTTCGAGCGGCCGGACGTGGAGAGGTTTCCCGCGCTCGCGCTGAGCTACAGGGCCGGCAAATCCGGTGGCCTGGTGCCGGCGGTTCTCAACGCGGCCGACGAGGTTGTGGTCGGCCGCTTCCTCGGGGGCGCGATCCCGTTCACGGCCATACCAGAGGTGATCGGGTCGGTGATGGATGCGTTCACACCCGCGCCCGGCATTTTCGACCTGGAGGCCATCACCCGCGCCGACGCGTGGGCGCGCGAGCAGGCGGCGCGGGCCTGCGACCGAATTGAACTCAGAGAGGAACGTCGATAA
- a CDS encoding site-2 protease family protein → MQSALWAILGIGLMMFVHELGHYLGGRANGIKVVEFALGFGPKLFSFRRGETMFSVRLIPVWAYAAMEERTDPPGRGFLEKSVLQRMSVMIAGPAMSLLLAAVLFTLIFSAIGTPHPTTVIEEVMAGYPAEAAGIRKGDRIAAINDKPVNSWQDIVSAFQGSAGIRTRVTLLRDGLTVHSDVVPVKGDGGRGIVGIRPVLEMRTEGIVQAIGDGFKQTLWVSSAWVRQLASIVMGKAKLEIVSAVGIGQMIGEASRNSLGDALFLIAVFSAVVGLGSLLPLPGFDGGRLLFLAIEAVRGRPVDPDKENLFHFIGFAVLLALGIVIILRDIQRLMG, encoded by the coding sequence ATGCAGTCTGCGCTGTGGGCGATACTCGGTATAGGTCTCATGATGTTCGTACACGAGCTCGGGCATTACCTGGGCGGCAGGGCGAACGGAATCAAGGTGGTGGAATTCGCCCTCGGGTTCGGGCCCAAGCTGTTCTCCTTTCGTCGCGGTGAGACTATGTTCTCGGTGAGACTGATCCCTGTGTGGGCTTACGCGGCGATGGAAGAACGCACGGACCCTCCGGGCAGGGGTTTCCTGGAGAAGAGCGTCCTCCAGCGGATGAGCGTGATGATCGCGGGCCCGGCAATGAGCCTCCTGCTCGCGGCCGTATTGTTCACTCTCATATTCTCCGCGATCGGGACTCCGCACCCGACAACCGTGATTGAGGAGGTCATGGCGGGGTACCCCGCCGAGGCAGCGGGGATCAGGAAAGGCGACAGGATTGCGGCGATAAACGACAAGCCGGTGAACTCATGGCAAGACATCGTCTCGGCGTTCCAGGGCTCCGCCGGTATCAGGACCAGGGTCACCCTTCTTCGCGACGGGCTCACGGTACACTCCGACGTGGTCCCCGTCAAGGGGGACGGGGGGAGGGGAATCGTGGGCATCCGGCCGGTCCTCGAAATGCGGACTGAAGGGATAGTCCAGGCGATCGGCGACGGGTTCAAGCAGACTTTATGGGTTTCGTCAGCCTGGGTCCGGCAACTCGCTTCGATCGTGATGGGAAAGGCGAAGCTCGAGATCGTGAGCGCCGTGGGGATCGGCCAGATGATCGGGGAGGCGTCGAGGAACAGCCTCGGTGACGCCCTGTTCCTGATAGCAGTGTTCAGCGCGGTAGTGGGCCTGGGGAGCCTCCTTCCGCTGCCGGGATTCGATGGTGGGCGACTGCTGTTCCTGGCCATCGAGGCAGTGAGGGGAAGACCCGTGGACCCCGACAAGGAGAACCTCTTTCACTTCATCGGGTTCGCGGTGTTGCTCGCGCTTGGTATAGTGATAATCCTGAGAGACATACAGCGGTTGATGGGATGA
- the ispG gene encoding flavodoxin-dependent (E)-4-hydroxy-3-methylbut-2-enyl-diphosphate synthase → MKGEGALGPGTRLRERRAVKAGGLTIGGKAPVSVQGMTKCDSHDERALREQVSRLAGAGCEIVRIAVPDREALEPFGAVARESPIPVVADIHFDFRLALGALEAGAHKIRINPGNIGEAGRVRAVAAAALERGVPIRVGVNSGSLEKDLLEEYGGPTARALVESARRHVVMLEDAGFRDIVISLKSSRVPVMVEAYRIAAGEFQYPLHVGVTETGAGMPGIVKSAAGIGVLLLDGIGDTIRVSLTGDPVQEVLVGQQILVAAGLRKGRPEIISCPTCGRCAADVAAVADELRRRLEADKPDLTVAVMGCEVNGPGEAREADVGIAIGKGRAAIFIDGEVFKSVPLDRVVDELVSAVRERAARRAVSEGCGFGRSGAAGGPGA, encoded by the coding sequence ATGAAAGGGGAAGGCGCCTTGGGACCGGGAACGCGACTCCGGGAGCGGCGCGCGGTGAAGGCCGGGGGGCTGACGATCGGTGGCAAAGCACCGGTGTCGGTCCAGGGAATGACCAAATGTGATAGCCACGACGAGCGGGCGCTGCGTGAGCAGGTGTCGCGCTTGGCCGGGGCCGGCTGCGAAATCGTCCGCATTGCCGTTCCGGACCGCGAGGCGCTCGAGCCGTTCGGCGCGGTTGCGCGGGAATCCCCGATCCCGGTGGTCGCGGACATCCACTTCGATTTCAGGCTTGCGCTGGGGGCGCTGGAGGCCGGAGCACACAAGATACGCATCAATCCCGGCAACATCGGGGAAGCCGGCCGCGTGCGCGCAGTCGCGGCCGCGGCTCTGGAGCGTGGCGTGCCCATAAGGGTGGGCGTGAATTCGGGTTCGTTGGAAAAGGACCTCCTGGAAGAGTACGGCGGGCCGACGGCGCGCGCGCTTGTCGAAAGCGCGAGGCGACACGTTGTGATGCTGGAGGATGCGGGTTTCCGGGACATCGTCATCTCCCTGAAGTCCTCGCGCGTCCCGGTAATGGTTGAGGCCTACCGGATAGCGGCGGGTGAGTTCCAGTATCCCTTACACGTCGGAGTCACCGAGACCGGCGCGGGGATGCCGGGGATCGTGAAGTCGGCGGCGGGAATAGGAGTGCTGCTCCTCGATGGGATCGGGGACACCATAAGGGTATCGCTGACCGGCGACCCGGTGCAGGAGGTGCTGGTGGGACAGCAGATTCTGGTTGCCGCCGGGCTGCGGAAGGGCAGGCCCGAGATCATATCGTGCCCGACGTGTGGGAGGTGCGCCGCGGACGTGGCGGCTGTGGCGGACGAATTGAGGCGCCGTCTCGAGGCGGACAAGCCCGACCTGACGGTGGCCGTGATGGGCTGCGAGGTCAACGGGCCCGGCGAGGCCAGAGAGGCCGATGTCGGGATTGCGATCGGGAAGGGCCGTGCGGCCATATTTATCGACGGAGAGGTGTTCAAGTCGGTGCCTCTTGACCGGGTGGTGGACGAACTGGTGTCGGCGGTGAGAGAGCGCGCGGCGAGGCGGGCTGTCAGCGAGGGCTGTGGCTTCGGCCGCAGCGGCGCGGCTGGGGGGCCCGGAGCGTGA
- a CDS encoding glycosyltransferase family 2 protein encodes MRVVAIVPAYNEEKTVGNVIEVLRSLDRIDEVVVVSDGSRDSTAEVARRAGATVLELRDNVGKGGAMKTGIESTTAGVFLFLDADLIGLAEEHVTALIAPVVDGSADMTVGIFERGRAVTDIAQVVAPQLSGQRAVKAKVLSDIPELEVARFGVEIALTRYAKHEGIRVLEVPLKGLTHVMKEEKMGLSKGFVARMKMYWDIIRAHAANRD; translated from the coding sequence GTGAGGGTCGTTGCGATTGTGCCTGCGTACAATGAGGAGAAAACAGTTGGAAACGTGATCGAAGTCCTGAGGAGCCTGGACCGGATAGACGAGGTCGTGGTGGTGTCGGACGGCTCGCGGGATTCCACGGCCGAGGTCGCGCGCCGCGCGGGGGCCACCGTGCTGGAGCTCCGCGACAACGTCGGGAAAGGCGGGGCCATGAAGACCGGGATAGAGAGTACGACCGCCGGCGTATTCCTGTTCCTCGACGCCGATCTCATCGGACTTGCGGAGGAACACGTTACCGCCCTGATTGCTCCCGTGGTAGACGGGTCCGCTGACATGACAGTAGGCATCTTTGAACGGGGCAGGGCGGTCACGGATATCGCCCAGGTGGTCGCCCCGCAGCTATCGGGACAGCGCGCTGTGAAGGCGAAGGTACTCTCGGACATCCCCGAGCTCGAGGTGGCGCGATTCGGCGTCGAGATAGCGCTCACGAGATACGCAAAACACGAGGGGATCCGCGTGCTGGAGGTGCCCCTGAAGGGCCTCACGCACGTGATGAAAGAGGAGAAGATGGGCCTGTCGAAAGGGTTCGTGGCGCGTATGAAAATGTATTGGGACATAATCAGGGCTCACGCGGCGAACAGGGACTGA
- a CDS encoding MgtC/SapB family protein: protein MDELAVLTRIGIAALLGAAVGFERERVNRAAGLRTHILVCVGAALVMIVSISMSLSYPGSDPSRIAAQVVTGVGFLGAGTIMREGASVRGLTTAAALWVVSGLGLAAGAGMYVAATIAAAAVLAALHFLPPLERRIARREGTVFVRMEDRPGQLGNVACVLGRHGIDIRHVEIEPGDDGTVEVSFRARFQGGFKTEEVASDLAAIDGVRSVEIPRG, encoded by the coding sequence ATGGACGAGCTGGCGGTCCTCACTCGAATAGGGATTGCGGCCCTGCTGGGGGCCGCCGTTGGCTTCGAGAGGGAGCGGGTCAACAGGGCGGCGGGTCTCAGGACGCACATCCTGGTCTGCGTCGGGGCGGCGCTCGTCATGATAGTCTCGATCAGCATGTCGCTTTCATACCCGGGGTCGGATCCGTCCCGGATAGCCGCGCAGGTGGTGACGGGGGTCGGCTTCCTGGGCGCGGGGACGATAATGCGAGAAGGGGCCAGCGTACGAGGCCTGACGACCGCGGCTGCGCTGTGGGTGGTCTCTGGTCTCGGGCTTGCGGCTGGAGCGGGCATGTACGTGGCCGCGACGATAGCCGCCGCAGCCGTCCTGGCTGCGTTGCACTTCCTGCCGCCCCTGGAGCGGAGGATTGCCAGGCGCGAGGGAACGGTGTTCGTGAGGATGGAGGATAGGCCGGGACAGCTTGGAAACGTCGCGTGCGTGCTAGGCAGGCACGGGATCGACATCAGGCACGTGGAGATCGAGCCGGGGGACGACGGAACGGTGGAGGTCTCGTTCCGCGCGCGTTTTCAGGGCGGATTCAAGACCGAGGAGGTTGCGTCGGACCTCGCGGCGATTG